The DNA sequence AGCTGCGACCAACCATCGTCTCGTACCACGTCCATTGGCCGGGGGGCGTGATTGCGGCGCGATGCACCACGATCGCATTGCCGCCCGCGCGCATATAGTCCTCGAACTTTCTGCGCTGCGCCGGATTCAATTCCTCCCCCGGCGTATTCAGGAACATCACCGCCGCATATTGACTGAGATCGCCGTCGAACACATCCGTCCGGTTGGCCCAGGTGAATTCGAATGCGTGCAACTTGGCGAGCCGCTCCAGGCTGTCGCGGGCCACCGGTATATATTCATAATGATATGTGTTGGGGATGGAGAGCACCAGCAGCCGGTACTGGCTCTGCGCAAGCGCAACGGGTGCAAAGATCAGCGCCAGCAACATCGCGAGCAGCCGAAGCCCATGATTCATATCCACCTCCCGTCGATGATGTCACCCGCGATCGCCCGGCCGGCGACCGCGGGTGCCCTGCTTATTTGCGCTGCGCCGCGCTGGCGTCGCGCGCCGCGCGAAACTCGCTGTCGGCGGACCAGTTCGGCCAGCCATGACCATCGACGACCCGGCGCCCGACATTGTAAAGCAGGGTCATATCCCCCGCCCAGCTGCCCGTGTCCCAGCTATCGTCATATTGGTCGGCGGGCTGGTGGTAGCGATCGCGTGTATAGATGTCGCCCAGTTCCTTGCCGCGCGCAGCGCCGCCATTGACCAGCTCACGTCCCGGATTGAAGGAAATCGCCGGCACTCCGCGCTTCGCCATCGGGAAATGGTCGGAGCGGTAGAAG is a window from the Sphingobium sp. V4 genome containing:
- a CDS encoding ThuA domain-containing protein, whose translation is MNHGLRLLAMLLALIFAPVALAQSQYRLLVLSIPNTYHYEYIPVARDSLERLAKLHAFEFTWANRTDVFDGDLSQYAAVMFLNTPGEELNPAQRRKFEDYMRAGGNAIVVHRAAITPPGQWTWYETMVGRSFVIHPMLQTGVVTVADRGFPASFGVPDRWIWSDEYYVLSNPHDVRINPVLKVDESSYDPTKIWPGQVSRPMGKDHPVAWYHHHEKGRVFVTTLGHDVEMYRDPNYLAHLMGGIYWAATGRGQQR